The DNA region CAACAGCCTGAACGGGCTGTCATCGATGGCGACGGTGTCTGTTGTTCCCTCCTTCATGGGGCCAAAGAGCTCAGCCTTGAAGACAGCAGAACGGGCTGCGAGCACACACCGGTGCGCGGCAAACTTCTCGTCGCCGACCTGAAATGTCACATCGGCGCCCTCTTGTGACAGGAGGAGATTATAGAGGTGATTTTGAATATCAGCTGGAGGCACCACAACAAACCGCATGGCGGCACCGGCGTCCCCGAGGTTGAAATCCGTGACGATGGCGATGTCACACCTTATAGTGAAACCGTCGTTCTTGAGATGTATTGATTTCTCCAAGTCTTGCCTTCTCATGCAACAGCCATAACTAATTGCATCATTACAGAAGAACTTGTGAGCTCCCCTTGCACCGATGAGCAATGACGATGATGGCTCTTGCCTCTCAGCCTGACCAAAGAAGCTAAATACATAGTGTGCGTGGACAGGCTCGACGGTACTGCCTTCATCAAGGACGAGATAAAAAGTCATGTAGTCGCTGGCATTCTCTGGTTCATAGCCATTAGGGCAGTACTCAATAAACCAGCGATGGCCTCCGATCTTGAAACCCTGAGACCGTAGGCACTTGCCATTGGGGGTGTCCTTGATACGTGAGTAGCC from Panicum hallii strain FIL2 chromosome 9, PHallii_v3.1, whole genome shotgun sequence includes:
- the LOC112872870 gene encoding BTB/POZ and MATH domain-containing protein 2-like, producing the protein MPAFTGVSFVGDAPASAAIHVAVSGCHLLVANGYSRIKDTPNGKCLRSQGFKIGGHRWFIEYCPNGYEPENASDYMTFYLVLDEGSTVEPVHAHYVFSFFGQAERQEPSSSLLIGARGAHKFFCNDAISYGCCMRRQDLEKSIHLKNDGFTIRCDIAIVTDFNLGDAGAAMRFVVVPPADIQNHLYNLLLSQEGADVTFQVGDEKFAAHRCVLAARSAVFKAELFGPMKEGTTDTVAIDDSPFRLLLVFIYCDSIPEFEEEEEEFMLQHLLVAADKYDVPRLRLMCGQKLCRCINTDTVPTILELAEQHHCQGLKDACLDFLSSLANLQEVTAAGGLDNLTSSSPSD